Genomic segment of Mercurialis annua linkage group LG6, ddMerAnnu1.2, whole genome shotgun sequence:
TTGAATAAGTACtcctaaagttaaaaaaaaaaatagctatTCCATTTTGTATGGAATAATTATTCCATTCCATGTTATTCCATTCCACGAACGAAACATAGCTATAGGTCTAGTGCTATGCTTAATTATGCTTTTTTCTGGTAGGAAATCTCACACTCAGTGCATATGAAGAGGATTGTGAATTTGCTGATCCAGCTGGTTCCTTTAAAGGACTTGGACGTTTCAAAAGGAACTGTACAAATTTCGGGTTACTTCTcgaaaaatcaaatatgaagcTTATGAAATGGGAAGATTGTGAGGTGAGCTTTATACAATAATCACAAATTCCATTTTCATCTGGTATTGGGAACTTTTGGACACTAATAATATCGTACCTGTTTGGTTGCAGGATAAGGGAATTGGACACTGGAGATTTAGCTGCATCATGTCATTTCCATGGAAGCCCATTCTTTCTGGTATGTCTCTTGATTTTACTTTAAACTGTTACTTACATAATAGAACTTGTCAGCTTGCAGTGAACGCTTTTCTTTGAGAACATTTCTTTGCTTAGAGGTGAACATTTAGAActtatgttgcacggaaatagAGATGTTGAATTGGAAAACTGCGAAGTATTTTTGTTTATGAGAgtaggttataaatataaagtttggagttttaatagtatttttggaaatggaaatgaaacGTCGGTACATATGGTTGGACAAGTTTTTGTGAACCATAATCTAAAACTGCAATAAGGAACAACATTTTGATATCTTTTATTAGCATAAGAAACAAAATGTACATTTAATTAGACTCTGTTAATATAAATTGCAGCTACTGGATATACAGAATACTATTTTGACGAACAGTCGGGAAGAGTATGCAGGTAACTGTattcataataaaaattctTATTGCTGTATGTTTAAACATGTCGATTAATTGGTTTTGGCTTTCAAATACTTCAGGCATGTGGAACATTGGAATGTACCTAAAATGACACTTCTCAAACAGATCCTGAAACCCAGCCGTCGCAGAAAGACAGCCTCTTGAATATAAGGAGATCCCCGGTAAGAGATAATCTCGGACTGTATATTTTTTTGAGTATTTGTTTGATTTAGTCATAGCTCAACTCTGAAATCTTGTATATAGGAGCAAATCTTAGGTGTTCTTGTTAAACTATGAGATGCTCTTTTAGCACATTCATGCGCATTACGAGtataaaaagtataatattggCCAATAAGAAAATTACTGTATATGCATGCTTCTGTTGAAACATGTTTTCAGAAATCTTCTAACGGTTTCATTACAagtttaacaaataaaaatatatcattcTAGTTTTAACTTGGTTACCAGAATTCAAGATTCTCAACACTTTTACAAAGGGAACTTTTTCTGTAATTCCATTTTCAGCTAGAGTCCCTCTTGAAAGAACACAAGTACATGGAAAACAATtttgaaatagaaaaagaattGCACAAGGTTGTGGCTAGCTAACCATAGGAGACATATGAACATCATTAATTTTTCTAATCTCTCTTTCAGTGCTGGCTAATTTGACCAATCTAAATTGATCTGATCCTATACACTATTACTTGAAAGCAAATGATTCAGGATTTTCTAAAAGGAAACTGATATCGAAATCTGCATCTTCGATGGAAATATCCCAATCCTGAATTGGTGAATTAGTAACCGAAGTGGGGACCGACTCAGTTTCTGGTGTTCTCTCATTGTAGTGACATGCCGACACCGATGACAAATAGTTGGACTCGGATGTCGCCGGAGATTCAAATAGACTACTTTCAATCTTGAAAATATCATAGTTTCCCTCATTTTCAGTTCCAATATCAGAAAATGAAAACGATGGGAAAATGTCTCGTAGACTTTCCAAATCCTCGGTTTTAAATCCGTCTTTGAAAGATAATTCTTTTAGTAATGGCTTTGGCTTTGGTTTTTCTTGATGTTGAAAATTATCTTTGTTTTGATTCGAATTGTCGTTAGCTAAACGAGAGGATTGAAAACATGTGTGTCTTCCTCTGTAAGTCACCTCGAAAATGGTTGCGTCTTCATCTGATCTTTGAACTTGTTTTGTGGCTAAACAACCTTGTGAGTGACGATGAGTACATCTATAATAGCCTctgcaaaaacaaaattaatcttaattagtATTTCCATTAGATATGTAATTTACTTTAAAACTCATTATTATGTACTTCTACCACATAAAAAACTTATGGAGTTCGAGTTCTGTTTTCCTTCTAAAAAAtactctaaaattttaaactgcCATTAGCATTTCGCTCTTTTAACTTCACACACaaaattaaaagagttttaaTTCATTGTTTTAGACCAAATAACTTACGGTTTGTCAATTTTGAGTCAGTTTACACTCTAATTTAATGTCACTCTGACGTAAATTTTAATAGTCAGATATGTAAACTAACTCATAATAGACAAGATTTGGATGTTTTTGTCCAAAACAACCCAACTTAAAATGCTTTAATCTAAAATAAACCTTTACTTAAAC
This window contains:
- the LOC126686542 gene encoding uncharacterized protein LOC126686542 — protein: MANFLSYASVTPRLNSHNQTIIFSSNYHRKINRVRCNGGNPKSNKSSEPENALLKVAWYSSELLGIAASFFRSPSSVTTEPSQTDIELSVDESATIDRATLVETIKEDFERSYFVTGNLTLSAYEEDCEFADPAGSFKGLGRFKRNCTNFGLLLEKSNMKLMKWEDCEDKGIGHWRFSCIMSFPWKPILSATGYTEYYFDEQSGRVCRHVEHWNVPKMTLLKQILKPSRRRKTAS
- the LOC126686541 gene encoding probable WRKY transcription factor 53 translates to MDWEQKSLVNELTQGKELTEKLRNNLINSISSPEMRQILVDQILSSYEKALNLLNFDVSAIETKPVIHTLESPHSCANSSPRSEVSDQDCKNQFSKSVYKKRKTQARWTEQVKVCSGTAMEGPLDDGYSWRKYGQKDILGANFPRGYYRCTHRHSQGCLATKQVQRSDEDATIFEVTYRGRHTCFQSSRLANDNSNQNKDNFQHQEKPKPKPLLKELSFKDGFKTEDLESLRDIFPSFSFSDIGTENEGNYDIFKIESSLFESPATSESNYLSSVSACHYNERTPETESVPTSVTNSPIQDWDISIEDADFDISFLLENPESFAFK